The following are encoded in a window of Thiohalobacter sp. IOR34 genomic DNA:
- a CDS encoding glycogen/starch/alpha-glucan phosphorylase — MPTKPGAFKYDYLGLDEASLKRSIANRLIYSVGKDPYTAKPRDWYHSVAYAVRDRLIERWMETMRTYYRRDSKRVYYLSLEFLIGRTLMNSLLNMDIDEEVAAALESIGLELEALREMEPDAALGNGGLGRLAACFLDSMATLRLPGYGYGIRYEYGMFNQRIVDGHQVETPENWLRYGNPWEFGRPEVLYPVHFYGRVISYHDEHGRLCHEWTETEEVMAMAYDTPIPGYQTNTVNNMRLWSAKSTREFDFRYFNEGNYIKAVEEKNASENLSRVLYPDDTTQMGRTLRLKQQYLFVSASVQDILGRYLRHHDSLDALPDKVAIQLNDTHPSIAIPELMRLLLDVHHLDWEQAWSLTRRTFAYTNHTLLPEALETWPVALMERLLPRHMQIIYEINHRFLDEVRHRWPGDVERLRRMSLIDETPPRQVRMAHLAMVGSHRVNGVSRLHTELMRDTIFRDFDAFYPERIINITNGVTPRRWLQLSNPRLSRLISGQIGRGWVQDLERLRALEPAAEDAAFRAAFREVKLDNKRELAEKIASRLGIEVDPHSLFDVQIKRIHEYKRQLLNLLHVVHLYNRIRDGEVEDGVPRTVIFAGKAAPGYAMAKLIIKLIHDVADIVNNDPLVGGRLKVVFIPNYDVTTAQDIIPAADLSEQISTAGMEASGTGNMKLGLNGALTIGTLDGANVEMQQAVGEDNIFIFGLDRDGVAAIRREGHDPWRYYREDAGLRRVMEMIGGGYFSVEEPSRFRPVVDALLAGGDHYLLLADFADYCAAQRRVEALYLDEEEWTRRAILNVARLGYFSSDRSIAEYAEKIWGVSPEAHA, encoded by the coding sequence ATGCCGACCAAGCCCGGTGCCTTCAAGTACGACTACCTCGGTCTCGACGAGGCCTCCCTCAAACGCTCCATCGCCAACCGCCTGATCTATTCGGTCGGCAAGGACCCCTACACCGCCAAACCGCGCGACTGGTACCACAGCGTGGCCTATGCCGTGCGCGACCGGCTGATCGAGCGCTGGATGGAGACCATGCGCACCTATTACCGGCGCGACAGCAAGCGGGTCTACTACCTGTCCCTGGAGTTCCTCATCGGCCGCACGCTGATGAACAGCCTGCTCAACATGGACATCGACGAGGAGGTGGCCGCGGCGCTGGAGAGCATCGGCCTGGAACTGGAGGCGCTGCGGGAGATGGAACCGGACGCGGCGCTCGGCAATGGCGGACTCGGCCGTCTCGCCGCCTGCTTCCTCGATTCCATGGCCACCCTGCGTCTGCCGGGCTACGGCTATGGCATCCGCTACGAGTACGGGATGTTCAACCAGCGCATCGTCGACGGCCACCAGGTGGAGACCCCGGAGAACTGGCTGCGCTATGGCAATCCCTGGGAGTTCGGCCGTCCCGAGGTGCTCTATCCGGTGCACTTCTATGGCCGGGTGATCAGCTATCACGACGAGCATGGCCGCCTGTGCCACGAATGGACCGAGACCGAGGAGGTGATGGCCATGGCCTACGACACGCCGATCCCCGGCTACCAGACCAACACCGTCAACAACATGCGCCTGTGGTCGGCCAAGTCGACGCGCGAATTCGATTTCCGCTACTTCAACGAGGGCAACTACATCAAGGCGGTGGAGGAGAAGAACGCCTCCGAGAACCTGTCCCGGGTGCTGTATCCGGACGATACCACGCAGATGGGACGGACCTTGCGGCTGAAGCAGCAGTATCTGTTCGTCAGCGCCTCGGTGCAGGACATCCTCGGCCGTTACCTGCGTCATCACGACAGTCTCGACGCCCTGCCGGACAAGGTTGCCATCCAGCTCAACGACACCCATCCCTCGATCGCCATCCCCGAGCTGATGCGCCTGCTGCTGGACGTGCATCACCTGGACTGGGAGCAGGCCTGGTCGCTGACCCGGCGCACCTTCGCCTACACCAACCACACCCTGCTGCCGGAGGCGCTGGAGACCTGGCCGGTGGCGCTCATGGAGCGGCTGCTGCCGCGCCACATGCAGATCATCTACGAGATCAACCACCGCTTCCTGGACGAGGTGCGGCACCGCTGGCCGGGTGATGTCGAGCGGCTGCGACGCATGTCGCTGATCGACGAGACGCCACCGCGGCAGGTGCGCATGGCCCACCTGGCCATGGTCGGTAGCCACCGGGTCAACGGGGTGTCTCGGCTGCACACCGAGCTGATGCGCGACACCATCTTCCGCGACTTCGATGCTTTCTATCCGGAGCGCATCATCAACATCACCAACGGCGTCACCCCCAGGCGCTGGCTGCAGCTCAGCAACCCACGCCTGAGCCGGCTGATCTCCGGGCAGATTGGCCGCGGCTGGGTGCAGGATCTGGAGCGGTTGCGCGCCCTGGAACCCGCCGCCGAGGATGCCGCCTTCCGCGCCGCCTTCCGCGAGGTGAAGCTCGACAACAAGCGTGAGCTGGCGGAGAAGATCGCCAGCCGGCTGGGCATCGAGGTCGATCCGCATTCCCTGTTCGACGTGCAGATCAAGCGTATCCACGAGTACAAGCGCCAGTTGCTCAACCTGTTGCACGTGGTGCACCTGTACAACCGTATCCGTGATGGCGAGGTGGAGGACGGAGTGCCGCGCACCGTGATCTTCGCCGGCAAGGCGGCGCCGGGCTATGCCATGGCCAAGCTGATCATCAAGCTGATCCACGATGTGGCGGACATCGTCAACAACGATCCGCTGGTCGGTGGCCGCCTGAAGGTGGTGTTCATCCCCAACTACGACGTCACCACGGCGCAGGACATCATCCCTGCTGCCGATCTGTCGGAGCAGATCTCCACCGCCGGCATGGAGGCCTCGGGCACCGGCAACATGAAGCTCGGCCTGAACGGGGCCCTGACCATCGGCACCCTGGACGGGGCCAACGTGGAGATGCAGCAGGCGGTAGGCGAGGACAACATCTTCATCTTCGGCCTGGATCGTGACGGGGTCGCGGCGATCCGCCGCGAGGGGCATGACCCCTGGCGCTATTACCGGGAGGATGCCGGCCTGCGTCGGGTGATGGAGATGATCGGCGGCGGCTATTTCTCGGTCGAGGAGCCGAGCCGCTTCCGGCCGGTCGTCGATGCCCTGCTGGCGGGCGGGGATCACTACCTGCTGCTGGCCGACTTCGCCGACTACTGCGCGGCGCAGCGGCGGGTCGAGGCCTTGTATCTGGATGAAGAGGAATGGACGCGGCGGGCGATCCTCAACGTCGCCCGGCTGGGCTATTTCTCCAGTGATCGCAGCATCGCCGAGTATGCGGAGAAGATCTGGGGAGTGAGCCCGGAGGCGCACGCCTGA
- the purD gene encoding phosphoribosylamine--glycine ligase, with product MKVLVIGGGGREHALAWKAAQSPQVETVFVAPGNAGTAREPKLQNVDIGAEDIPALFRFAADEAIDLTIVGPEAPLVGGIVDIFRDGGLRIFGPSRDAARLEGSKAFTKDFLRRHNIPTADYAVFTEINEAIRYIHDRGAPIVVKADGLAAGKGVILAQTTDEAIAAVKDMLAGNAFGAAGHRVVIEEFLTGEEASFICMVDGTNVLPMASSQDHKAACDGDTGPNTGGMGAYSPAPVVTPEVHERILREVIEPTVKGMALEGNPYTGFLYAGLMIDPEGTPKMLEYNVRFGDPETQPIMMRLQSDLLWLCNAALDERLDKVEAEWDPRAALGVVMAAGGYPGDYRKGDVIFGLEAPEEPGVKVFHAGTAERDGVVVTNGGRVLCVCALGEDVAEAQRRAYERVRQINWEGVQYRTDIGHRAIGRG from the coding sequence ATGAAGGTATTGGTGATCGGCGGTGGCGGGCGTGAACACGCCCTGGCCTGGAAGGCGGCGCAGTCGCCGCAGGTGGAGACGGTCTTTGTCGCGCCGGGCAATGCCGGGACGGCGCGCGAGCCGAAGCTGCAGAACGTCGATATCGGCGCCGAGGACATTCCGGCGTTGTTCCGCTTCGCCGCCGACGAGGCCATCGACCTGACCATAGTCGGCCCCGAGGCGCCGCTGGTGGGGGGCATCGTCGACATCTTCCGCGACGGTGGGCTGCGCATCTTTGGCCCCAGCCGTGACGCCGCCCGGCTGGAGGGCTCCAAGGCCTTCACCAAGGACTTCCTGCGCCGGCACAACATCCCCACCGCGGACTATGCCGTGTTCACCGAAATCAACGAGGCGATCCGCTACATCCACGACCGGGGGGCGCCGATCGTGGTCAAGGCCGACGGCCTGGCGGCCGGCAAGGGCGTGATCCTGGCCCAGACCACGGACGAGGCCATCGCCGCGGTCAAGGACATGCTGGCCGGCAATGCCTTCGGCGCCGCCGGCCACCGGGTGGTGATCGAGGAATTCCTCACCGGCGAGGAGGCCAGCTTCATCTGCATGGTGGACGGGACCAACGTGCTGCCGATGGCCAGCTCGCAGGACCACAAGGCGGCCTGCGACGGTGACACCGGTCCCAACACCGGCGGCATGGGCGCCTATTCCCCGGCACCCGTGGTCACCCCCGAGGTCCACGAGCGCATCCTGCGCGAGGTGATCGAGCCGACGGTCAAGGGCATGGCCCTGGAGGGCAATCCCTACACCGGTTTCCTCTATGCCGGGCTGATGATCGATCCCGAGGGAACGCCGAAGATGCTGGAGTACAATGTCCGCTTCGGTGACCCCGAGACCCAGCCGATCATGATGCGCCTGCAGTCCGACCTGCTCTGGCTGTGCAATGCCGCACTCGACGAACGCCTGGACAAGGTCGAGGCCGAATGGGATCCGCGTGCCGCGCTTGGTGTGGTGATGGCCGCCGGCGGCTATCCCGGCGACTACCGCAAGGGCGACGTGATCTTCGGCCTGGAGGCGCCCGAAGAACCGGGCGTCAAGGTGTTCCATGCCGGCACCGCGGAGCGCGACGGCGTGGTGGTGACCAACGGTGGCCGGGTGCTCTGCGTCTGCGCCCTGGGCGAGGACGTGGCCGAGGCCCAGCGCCGTGCCTACGAACGGGTGCGGCAGATCAACTGGGAAGGCGTCCAATACCGCACCGACATCGGCCACCGCGCCATCGGCCGCGGCTAG
- the purH gene encoding bifunctional phosphoribosylaminoimidazolecarboxamide formyltransferase/IMP cyclohydrolase — MNKIERALISVSDKTGIEDFARALHARGVEILSTGGTARLLMDAGIPVVEVSDYTGFPEMMDGRVKTLHPKIHGGILGRRGIDDAVMAEHGIPPIDLVVVNLYPFEQTVANPDCDLATAIENIDIGGPTLLRAAAKNHAAVTVLVDAADYAGVLAEMEANDGAVGDATRYALAVKTFQHTARYDGAISNYLGGRNLEGVEPRFPQTYSLQFRRAQGMRYGENPHQQAAFYVEHQPAEASIATARQLQGKALSYNNIGDTDAALECVKQFDEGPACVIVKHANPCGVAYGDSLLAAYDRAYQTDPESAFGGIIAFNRSLDADTARAIIDRQFVEVIIAPAVDAAAEAVVAEKKNVRLLVCGEWPAEAAPRMDYKRVNGGLLVQDADLALLQETRVVSARAPEAEEMQDLLFAWRVAKFVKSNAIVYARDGQTVGVGAGQMSRVNSARIASIKAEQAGLEVKGSVMASDAFFPFRDGIDAAAAAGIRAVIQPGGSMRDEEVIAAADEHGMAMVFTGMRHFRH; from the coding sequence ATGAACAAGATCGAACGCGCGCTGATCAGCGTTTCCGACAAGACCGGCATCGAAGATTTCGCCCGTGCCCTGCACGCGCGCGGGGTGGAGATCCTTTCCACTGGCGGTACCGCCCGGCTGCTGATGGATGCCGGCATCCCGGTGGTCGAGGTCTCCGACTACACCGGTTTCCCGGAGATGATGGACGGCCGGGTCAAGACCCTGCATCCGAAGATCCACGGCGGCATCCTCGGCCGGCGTGGCATCGATGACGCAGTGATGGCCGAGCACGGCATCCCGCCCATCGACCTGGTGGTGGTCAACCTCTATCCCTTCGAGCAGACCGTGGCCAATCCTGACTGCGACCTGGCGACGGCGATCGAGAACATCGACATCGGCGGGCCGACCCTGCTGCGTGCGGCGGCCAAGAACCATGCCGCAGTGACCGTGCTGGTGGATGCTGCCGACTATGCCGGGGTGCTGGCGGAGATGGAGGCCAACGACGGCGCAGTCGGCGATGCCACCCGCTATGCCCTGGCGGTGAAGACCTTCCAGCACACCGCCCGCTACGACGGCGCCATCTCCAACTACCTTGGCGGGCGCAACCTGGAGGGTGTGGAACCCAGGTTCCCGCAGACCTACAGCCTGCAGTTCCGCCGTGCCCAGGGCATGCGCTATGGCGAGAATCCGCACCAGCAGGCGGCCTTCTACGTGGAGCACCAGCCCGCCGAGGCCTCGATCGCCACCGCCCGCCAGCTGCAGGGCAAGGCGCTGTCCTACAACAACATCGGTGACACCGACGCCGCCCTGGAGTGTGTCAAGCAGTTCGACGAGGGCCCTGCCTGCGTCATCGTCAAGCACGCCAACCCCTGCGGCGTGGCCTATGGCGACAGCCTGCTGGCGGCCTACGACCGGGCCTACCAGACCGATCCCGAGTCCGCCTTCGGCGGCATCATCGCCTTCAACCGTTCGCTCGATGCCGATACCGCGCGGGCCATCATCGACCGCCAGTTCGTGGAGGTGATCATCGCCCCCGCGGTGGATGCGGCGGCCGAGGCGGTGGTGGCGGAAAAGAAGAACGTTCGCCTGCTGGTCTGCGGCGAGTGGCCGGCCGAGGCGGCGCCGCGCATGGACTACAAGCGGGTCAACGGCGGCCTGCTGGTCCAGGATGCCGACCTGGCCCTGCTCCAGGAGACCCGGGTGGTCAGCGCACGGGCCCCCGAGGCCGAGGAGATGCAGGATCTGCTGTTCGCCTGGCGGGTGGCCAAGTTCGTCAAGTCCAACGCCATCGTCTATGCACGGGACGGCCAGACGGTCGGCGTCGGCGCCGGACAGATGAGCCGGGTCAACAGCGCGCGCATCGCCAGCATCAAGGCCGAGCAGGCCGGACTGGAGGTCAAGGGTTCGGTGATGGCCTCGGATGCCTTCTTCCCCTTCCGCGACGGCATCGATGCCGCCGCCGCGGCCGGCATCCGCGCGGTGATCCAGCCCGGCGGCTCGATGCGCGACGAGGAGGTCATCGCCGCCGCCGACGAACACGGCATGGCCATGGTGTTCACCGGCATGCGGCATTTCCGGCATTGA
- the fis gene encoding DNA-binding transcriptional regulator Fis: protein MAKIKPAKQEEHDARSLREAVQHCLERYFLDLDGHSPSSIHQMVIAEVEPAMLETVMRHAGGNQTRAAEMLGINRATLRKKLRQYGIEH, encoded by the coding sequence GTGGCCAAGATCAAGCCTGCCAAGCAAGAGGAACACGATGCCCGGTCCCTGCGCGAGGCCGTGCAGCACTGCCTGGAACGCTACTTCCTCGACCTCGACGGTCACAGCCCCAGCAGCATCCACCAGATGGTCATCGCCGAGGTCGAGCCGGCCATGCTGGAGACCGTGATGCGCCACGCCGGCGGCAACCAGACCCGCGCCGCCGAGATGCTCGGCATCAACCGCGCCACCCTGCGCAAGAAGCTCAGGCAGTACGGGATCGAACATTGA